Genomic segment of Candidatus Neomarinimicrobiota bacterium:
TCAAGTGTATGTTTATACCATACGGAGGTTGATATGAATATACTTGCCGAAATACTCTCATCAAAAGTCCGAGCTGAATTCTTTAGGCTCCTGTTTGGAATACGTGATTATGAATACCATCTACGCGAAATCGAGCGACAATCTGGGTTCACAATAGGAACTGTCAGACAGGAAGCTGAAAAGCTTTTAAGAAATGCTCTCGTAATCAAACGTATCGATGGCAATCGAACCTATTACTCAGCAAACAAGGAACACCCCCTCTACCCTGAGATCCACTCGCTCACCCTGAAAACTGTCGGACTCCGAGACATCCTTCTGGCTAAACTGCAGTCTGCTGATATTAGATTCGCGTTTGTTTTTGGCTCTATAGCCAGTGGATCAACTCGTGCAGATAGCGATATTGATCTTTTTGTAATTGGAAATACCAGTTTGAGAGAACTTAGTGGCCTGCTGGGAGATGCGTCCGACTTATTAGGCAGAGAGATCAATATTCAGGTAATGAAATTTCAAGATTATTCTCAGAAATTGGCTGCAAATGAGCATTTTATAACATCCGTAATGTCATCACCAAAACTTATGATCATAGGAGCTGAAGGTGAGCTTACAAACCTGGTATGAGAATGGGTG
This window contains:
- a CDS encoding nucleotidyltransferase domain-containing protein, with translation MNILAEILSSKVRAEFFRLLFGIRDYEYHLREIERQSGFTIGTVRQEAEKLLRNALVIKRIDGNRTYYSANKEHPLYPEIHSLTLKTVGLRDILLAKLQSADIRFAFVFGSIASGSTRADSDIDLFVIGNTSLRELSGLLGDASDLLGREINIQVMKFQDYSQKLAANEHFITSVMSSPKLMIIGAEGELTNLV